One Portunus trituberculatus isolate SZX2019 chromosome 42, ASM1759143v1, whole genome shotgun sequence DNA window includes the following coding sequences:
- the LOC123517306 gene encoding membrane-anchored lipid-binding protein LAM4-like isoform X4 — MKLKRKIKSFLLARSGIVSHEHTPHYPITSTSTSTSTSTTITTTCTTLVTSDNSSITVAASAAKMPRDYPSESKSMVDLNSPTSSDDNYKNLYKTRSVWDVASIEGFRRKILQTGLRSRSPLSRGRHGQSRTVSAPSSSSGGERQSRPKKLSTVQFAEDVGSDNDSRIRSLSSTGPPPVRPSRSSGSSSVSLLTPEPISTLAERTESESDVFVSECAMKEAQSMMSLSRPQGSSNSSEEDAKGLRKRSYVSHALKNLSRSTPAMSPSASPRHSDSEGQLRVSKGTKKFMRHFAEAPPSEWVLNYFSCALVSDILLQGTLYITHNYFAFYSKIFGHVSRLLIPVTQVASLQKERTAKIIPNAVGLQMLDGKNYVFGSLLSRDSTYKLMLHIWRKAQRMADSDSEPPSGVQVAAEDDGEDSVSGSANSLDQTDSGYLVSTAVNSLGSVPSPVTTTPWTTEEVTSTTNATTATNVYSTIDNSIPPTGNNIPMNSSTSTSDSTLLLGGGVVSGKVCAHEETNSNSATANSASDGKENSSMNILEWFTQGSLVKTCFKVGSVPMKLVGEGVKELWSLPRTSLLLLISTLLLLMLFASAAFMLHRVDLLSQQIGLEKYAEYDSMYEEVLQMQQRLHAAASTEIEKTLTIQLKHIATVRQSLEALMVLFNKDFPLEAAQIPDNT, encoded by the exons ATGAAActcaagaggaagataaaatccTTTTTATTAGCCCGTAGTGGCATTGTATCACACGAGCACACACCCCACTatcccatcaccagcaccagcaccagcaccagcaccagcacaacGATTACCACCACCTGCACAACTTTAGTCACTTCAGACAACTCCTCCATCACTGTCGCTGCCTCTGCCGCCAAGATGCCTCGCGACTATCCATCGGAAAGTAAGTCCATGGTGGACCTCAATTCCCCCACATCGAGCGATGACAATTACAAGAACCTATATAAAACCCGATCAGTGTGGGATGTGGCTTCCATAGAGGGATTCCGACGGAAGATCCTACAAACGGGTTTGCGTTCTCGCTCTCCACTAAGCAGAGGACGACACGGCCAGTCTCGTACAGTATCTGCGCCATCATCATCGTCTGGCGGAGAGAGACAGTCACGTCCAAAAAAACTGTCTACTGTTCAGTTTGCCGAAGATGTGGGCAGTGACAATGACAGCAGAATTCGGTCCTTAAGCTCCACCGGCCCGCCGCCGGTCAGGCCGTCCCGCTCCTCTGGAAGCTCCTCTGTCTCCCTTCTCACGCCTGAGCCCATCTCCACCCTAGCAGAGCGTACGGAATCAGAGTCTGATGTCTTCGTGAGTGAGTGTGCCATGAAAGAGGCACAGTCCATGATGTCTCTTTCTCGCCCTCAAGGATCAAGCAACTCTTCCGAAGAGGACGCCAAAGGACTACGTAAAAGATCTTATGTTTC GCATGCCCTGAAGAACCTCAGCCGCAGCACCCCTGCGATGTCCCCCTCAGCGTCGCCCCGCCACAGCGACAGCGAGGGCCAGCTGAGGGTGTCCAAAGGCACGAAGAAATTCATGAGGCACTTCGCAGAGGCTCCCCCTAGCGAATGGGTCTTGAATT aCTTCTCTTGTGCCCTTGTGTCAGACATTCTTCTTCAGGGGACCCtttacatcacacacaactACTTCGCCTTCTACTCCAAGATCTTTGGACATGTTAGTCGG TTGCTGATCCCTGTAACACAAGTTGCCAGCCTACAAAAAGAACGGACTGCCAAGATCATCCCCAATGCTGTGGGCCTACAAATGCTGGATGGCAAGAACTATGTATTTGGCTCCCTTCTTTCAAGAGATTCAACTTACAAACTTATGTTGCATATTTGGAGAAAAGCACAGAGGATGGCAGATAGTGACAGTGAACCTCCATCAGGGGTTCAAGTG GCTGCAgaggatgatggtgaagatTCAGTGTCTGGGAGTGCAAACAGTCTAGATCAGACTGATAGTGGTTACCTGGTTTCCACTGCAGTCAATAGCCTGGGCAGTGTGCCTTCCCCAGTCACCACTACACCCTGGACAACAGAAGAAGTTACATCCACTACAaatgccaccactgccacaaatGTTTATAGCACCATTGACAACAGTATACCACCTACTGGTAATAACATTCCAATGAATAGTTCAACCAGTACTTCAGATTCTACTTTATTACtgggaggtggtgtggtgtctgGAAAAGTATGTGCTCATGAGGAAACTAACAGTAACAGTGCTACTGCTAACAGTGCaagtgatggaaaggaaaacagcAGCATGAATATTCTTGAATGGTTCACACAAGGATCTTTGGTGAAAA CATGTTTCAAAGTGGGAAGTGTCCCAATGAAGctggtgggagagggagtgaaggagttaTGGTCACTGCCAAGGACATCTTTGCTCTTACTTATTTCAACACTGCTGCTTCTCATGCTCTTCGCCTCTGCTGCATTCATGCTACACCGTGTGGATCTCTTAAGTCAACAAATAGGCCTTGAAAAGTATGCTGAATA